The following proteins are encoded in a genomic region of Clostridium kluyveri:
- a CDS encoding SAM-dependent methyltransferase — MSIDKAFYHNVMKNMFADPCEVKYWDGEVKKYGDGEAYFKIYFNDIIAKSEIISDPSLAFGEGYMHNKIDIEGSVQKVIESIYNNYSSFLHDKKPYVKLAKILSNTIRKSQDDVQFHYDIGNDFYRLWLDDSMTYSCAYFESPEDSLFQAQKNKVDHILRKLNLHPGQTLLDIGCGWGELILTAAKTYQVKALGITLSKEQYSRVLERIKEEELQNLVEVQLIDFRELRNRTFDRVVSVGMIEHVGKENLAEYFSAVKSLLNDGGVSLLHCITGYDGAGTNTWINKYIFPGGYIPAVQELVSIIVMNKFYLMDFESLREHYTKTLEHWARNFEEALPDIRKIKDETFIRMWRLYLNSCAASFHCGNIDIHQFLFTKGVNNNWPLTRNYIYE, encoded by the coding sequence ATGAGTATTGATAAAGCGTTCTATCATAATGTCATGAAGAATATGTTTGCTGACCCATGTGAAGTAAAGTATTGGGATGGAGAGGTAAAAAAATATGGTGATGGAGAAGCTTATTTCAAGATTTATTTTAATGACATCATTGCAAAATCAGAGATCATAAGTGATCCGTCTCTTGCATTTGGCGAAGGTTATATGCATAACAAAATTGACATTGAGGGAAGTGTACAAAAAGTTATTGAATCCATCTATAATAATTATAGCAGCTTTCTCCATGACAAAAAACCTTATGTTAAATTGGCAAAAATACTATCCAATACCATTCGTAAAAGCCAGGATGATGTCCAGTTTCATTATGATATAGGTAATGATTTTTATCGTTTATGGTTGGATGATAGTATGACTTATTCTTGTGCATATTTTGAATCGCCGGAAGACAGCTTGTTTCAGGCTCAAAAGAACAAAGTGGATCATATTTTACGTAAACTCAATTTGCACCCTGGTCAAACGCTGCTGGACATCGGCTGCGGGTGGGGAGAACTTATTCTTACAGCTGCTAAAACCTATCAGGTTAAAGCCTTGGGAATTACACTTAGTAAAGAGCAATACTCCCGGGTTTTGGAAAGAATTAAAGAAGAGGAATTACAGAACCTGGTAGAGGTCCAGCTCATTGACTTTAGGGAATTGAGGAATAGGACTTTTGACAGAGTAGTGAGTGTGGGAATGATTGAACACGTGGGTAAAGAAAACCTTGCAGAGTACTTTTCTGCTGTTAAATCACTTCTGAATGATGGTGGTGTTTCTCTCCTGCATTGTATTACCGGTTATGATGGAGCGGGAACAAATACTTGGATTAATAAGTACATATTTCCAGGTGGATACATACCTGCAGTTCAAGAGCTTGTTTCCATAATAGTTATGAATAAGTTTTATCTTATGGATTTTGAGAGTTTGCGTGAACATTATACTAAAACTTTAGAACATTGGGCTCGAAATTTCGAGGAGGCTCTTCCAGATATCAGGAAGATAAAAGATGAAACTTTTATTCGCATGTGGCGCCTTTATTTAAATTCCTGTGCGGCATCGTTTCATTGTGGCAACATCGATATTCATCAGTTCCTATTTACTAAAGGTGTAAATAATAATTGGCCACTGACTCGTAATTATATATATGAATGA
- a CDS encoding MerR family transcriptional regulator, with protein sequence MDWLKIDQVSKESGLTKRTIRYYEQIGILPPPMRSEGGIRCYTQEHIDLLIKIRNAKEALGFSLQELQYFISLGSAIEANKIDYKQSFEPAKQKEKLIEIINNIDQKLILIEKKIDKIENVRKELLDLKKRAQTVVEKMNMENFEE encoded by the coding sequence ATGGATTGGTTAAAAATAGATCAGGTTTCAAAAGAAAGTGGTTTGACTAAGCGGACGATTAGGTATTATGAGCAAATTGGTATTTTACCACCACCTATGCGTAGTGAAGGAGGGATTAGATGCTACACTCAGGAACATATTGATTTATTGATAAAGATTAGAAATGCTAAAGAGGCTTTGGGATTTTCTCTTCAAGAGCTGCAATATTTCATATCACTTGGCAGTGCAATAGAAGCCAATAAAATAGATTACAAACAATCATTTGAACCAGCTAAGCAAAAAGAAAAATTGATTGAGATTATAAATAATATAGATCAAAAGCTTATACTCATTGAAAAAAAGATTGATAAGATTGAAAATGTACGTAAGGAGTTACTGGATTTAAAAAAACGAGCTCAAACAGTTGTTGAAAAAATGAATATGGAGAACTTTGAAGAGTGA
- a CDS encoding DUF1287 domain-containing protein, which produces MKKRFFMMLLVLICLIIIGFKLFIQKNVLYSKNTAKVQTKSTSSKEKNETIDEKLKKIIVLVNSDKDKDGIKDQEDILLGARKEADKKVKYKGGYYVGGYPPENEGVCTDLVWRAFKDAGYNIKDMVDEDIRNHPGDYNKIEGKPDPNIDFRRVPNLYVYFKKYAASITTELKPNDIENLKEWQPGDIITFDHSEHIAIVSDKRRSDGIPYIIHNSPPYAREGDEIMYWMPKITGHFRFPK; this is translated from the coding sequence ATGAAAAAAAGGTTTTTTATGATGCTTTTAGTTTTAATTTGTTTAATTATTATAGGTTTTAAACTTTTTATACAAAAAAATGTACTTTACAGTAAAAATACAGCAAAGGTGCAAACTAAAAGTACATCCAGTAAAGAAAAGAATGAAACAATTGACGAGAAGTTAAAGAAAATAATAGTATTAGTAAATTCAGACAAAGATAAAGATGGTATAAAAGATCAGGAAGATATACTTCTTGGAGCAAGAAAAGAAGCAGATAAAAAGGTTAAGTATAAAGGGGGATACTATGTAGGAGGATATCCTCCAGAGAACGAAGGAGTATGTACTGACTTGGTATGGAGAGCTTTTAAAGATGCAGGATATAATATAAAAGATATGGTAGATGAGGATATAAGAAATCATCCTGGTGATTATAACAAAATTGAGGGTAAACCAGATCCCAATATAGATTTTAGGAGGGTACCTAATCTTTATGTTTATTTTAAAAAATATGCAGCTAGTATTACTACTGAGTTGAAACCTAACGATATAGAGAATTTAAAGGAATGGCAGCCAGGTGATATCATAACTTTTGATCACAGTGAACACATAGCTATAGTCTCTGATAAAAGAAGATCAGATGGTATTCCATATATAATACATAATTCACCACCTTATGCTAGAGAAGGTGATGAGATTATGTATTGGATGCCAAAAATAACAGGTCATTTTAGATTTCCTAAATAA